The Gloeobacter morelensis MG652769 genome contains the following window.
TGTTCGTAGGCGGCGGCTTTGAGGACGGAGCTGATGGCCCGGTTGGAATTTTCGGCTTCTTTGCCGCCTTTGAGGAGCACACCGTTGCCGGACTTGAGGCACAGACCGATGGCGTCGGCGGTAACGTTGGGGCGCGCCTCGTAGATGATCCCGATGAGGCCCAGCGGCACCCGCACCCGCACAATTTCGAGGCCCTCGGGGTGCTGCCAGCCGCCCACAATCTCACCCACCGGATCTTTGAGCGCGGCGATCTGCTCCAAAGAGAGTGCCATGCCTTCGAGGCGCTGGGGAGTCAGCTTCAGTCGGTCGAGCAACGCCTCAGAAAGGCCCATCTGGCGCCCGAATTCGAGATCTATCGTGTTCGATTCGAGGATTTCGCTGTGGGCGGTGCGCAGCGAACGGGCCATGGCGCGCAGCGCCTTGTTTTTGATTCCTGAAGGCACCCGAGCAAGTGCCATCGCCGAGCGCTGCGCCTGCTGCGCCGTGGCTTTGAGGGTCTCGTAAAGCGAAGATTCCACCTGCAACGTTTCCGCGAGAACTGTAGTGACCTCTAGGGTCTAGAGCGGCGGGCCAGCCAGAAGATCAGCACAATCAGCGTCAAGACCACCGTAATCGCAAGTGCTCCCAGGCCCGAACGCGATTGGAGCACCAGAGGCAGCCAAACCGGAGGGATCAAAGCCAGGGCAACCAGAATAAAGGGAAAGTAGTTGTCCGTCAAAGAACGGTTTTGGTCGCGCCAGTTCCCCCCGGTCCACTGCCAGGCTTTTTTGTAAGGGTAACTGGTCGAAAGCTGCTCAAGCACCAATCCGTCCGGCGAGAGGCCGAATATCTGGCTGCAACGGTCGCAGCCGAACGCTTCGGTGAGGACAATGGCCTGCAGCCTCCCCCGTTTGCAGCGCGGACACGGATACTCCACCTGGAGATCGATTTTTTCTGGCTTCACGGGGCGACCCAGAACCTATGCCCTTGAGTACCGCAATCTTAGGTCACACCTCAGGCAGTGGCAAGGCGGCGCACCAGCAGCGGCGAACCGCTCCTGAGGCACGCCGTGCAACAATTCTTAGTTGACGAAGGGTTCTTTCGCTGGCTATATTAAGTCTTCGTTGACTTTAACCGAAATCATGCCCACGATTGCCCAGCTCATTCGCCATGAGCGCGGGATCGCCCAGCGCAAAACCAAGTCGCCGGCCCTCAAAGCCTGCCCCCAGCGGCGCGGGGTGTGCACGCGCGTGTACACCACCACGCCCAAAAAGCCCAACTCGGCCCTGCGCAAGGTAGCCCGCGTCCGCCTGACCAGCGGTTTTGAAGTGACGGCGTACATTCCGGGCGTCGGTCACAACCTGCAGGAGCACTCCGTGGTAATGATCCGCGGCGGTCGCGTCAAGGACTTGCCCGGTGTCCGCTATCACATCATCCGCGGCACCCTCGACACTGCTGGGGTCAAAAACCGTATGCAGAGCCGCTCCAAATACGGAACCAAGCGTCCCAAACCGGGACAGGCTGCTGCTCCCGCCGGTAAGAAACGTTAATCTTTCCACAACCACCAAAACCTATGTCCCGCCGTACCCGCGCCATACTGCGTCCTGTCACCGCCGATCCGCTCTACGCATCCAGGCTGGTGACGATGATGACCAACAAGCTGATGAAGGAAGGCAAAAAGGCCACCGCCGAGCGCATCCTCTACTCGGCGCTCGAACGCGTGCAGGAGCGCACCGGGCGCGAGCCGCTCGATGTGTTTAACCAGGCGGTGCTCAACTGCACCCCCCGCATCGAGGTCAAGGCTCGCCGCGTCGGCGGGGCGACTTACCAGGTGCCCATGGAGGTGCGCCAGGAGCGCGGCACTTCCCTGGCCCTGCGCTGGTTGGTGCAGTTCTCCCGCAAGCGCTCGGGCAAGAGCATGGTCGACAAGCTTTCCAACGAGCTGATGGACGCCGCCAACGACACCGGCTCGGCGGTGCGCAAGCGCGAAGAAACGCACCGCATGGCCGAGGCCAACAAAGCCTTTGCCCACTATCGTTACTAACCGGTAAGCGGCGGCGGTTTGCTGTGCAAGCGACGCCAATGGTGTGGGCAGTTGGGCTAGGATTGTTACAGAACTTTTCGAACTCGCGATGAATGCGAGGAGGTAACCGTGGCACGCAACATTCCCCTGGAGCGGGTACGCAACATCGGCATCGCGGCGCACATCGATGCTGGCAAGACTACCACGACCGAGCGCATTCTGTTCTACTCCGGGGTGATCCACAAGATTGGCGAGGTGCACGAGGGCAACACCGTTACCGACTGGATGGCCCAGGAGCGCGAGCGCGGCATCACGATCACCGCGGCGGCGATCACCACCGCCTGGACCCGCCGTGACCCCGAAAATCCCACCCAGCCGCTGCCCGGTGCCCTTGAGCACAAGATCAACATCATCGACACCCCCGGCCACGTCGACTTCACCATCGAAGTCGAGCGCTCGATGCGCGTGCTCGATGGGGTGATCACGGTGCTGTGCTCGGTGGGTGGCGTGCAACCCCAGACCGAGACCGTCTGGCGCCAGGCAAACCGCTACAACGTGCCGCGCTTTATCTTCGTCAACAAGATGGATCGCACCGGTGCCAATTTCTACAAGGTCTACAGCCAGGTGCGCGACCGGCTGCGGGCCAATGCCGTGCCCATTCAGTTACCCATCGGCGCCGAGGACACCCTAAGCGGCATCGTCGATCTGGTGGGCATGAAGGCCTACGTCTACGGCAACGACATCGGCACCGACATTCGGGTCGAAGCGATCCCCGCAGACATGGAGGAACTGGTGCAGGAGTACCGCGCCAAGCTCATCGAAGCGGTCTCGGAGACCGACGATGTCTTGCTTGAGAAGTACTTTGGCGGCGAAGAGCTTAGCGAAGCTGAGATCAAGGCCGCTCTGCGCAAAGGCACCGTCGCCAACACGATCGTGCCGATGCTCTGCGGCTCAGCTTTCAAGAACAAAGGCGTGCAGCAGATGCTCGATGCGGTGCTCGACTATCTGCCCTCGCCCATCGACATCCCGCCCATCAAAGGCCTGCTGCCCAACGGTACCGAGGTCGAGCGCAGCGCCGACGACAGCCAGCCGCTTTCAGCCCTGGCCTTCAAGATCATGGCCGACCCCTACGGACGGCTCACCTTCGTGCGCGTCTACTCGGGTGTGCTGCAAAAAGGCAGCTACGCCCTCAACGCGAGTAAGGACAAGAAAGAGCGCATCTCGCGGCTTATCGTGCTGAAGGCGGACGATCGCATCGAGGTGGACGAGCTGCGCGCGGGCGACCTTGGCGCGGTGGTCGGCCTCAAGGACACCTTCACCGGCGACACGCTGTGCACCGAAGATTCGCCGGTCATCCTCGAATCGCTGTTTATTCCGGAACCGGTCATCTCGGTGGCCATCGAGCCCAAGACCAAGGCCGATCTCGATAAGCTTTCCAAGGCGCTGCAGTCGCTCTCCGAAGAAGACCCGACCTTCCGGGTCCACGTCGACCAGGAGACCAACCAGACGATTATTGCGGGGATGGGCGAACTGCACCTCGAGATCCTCGTGGACCGCATGCTGCGCGAGTTCAAGGTCGAGGCCAACGTCGGTGCGCCGCAGGTGGCCTACCGCGAGACGATTCGCAAAGCGGTCAACAATGTCGAGGGCCTCTACAAGCGTCAGACCGGCGGCAAGGGTCAGTACGGCCACGTCGTCATCAACCTCGAACCGGGTGAGCCGGGTACGGGTTTCGAGTTCGTCTCGAAGATTGTCGGCGGCGTGGTGCCCAAGGAGTACATCGGTCCGGCCGAGCAGGGCATGAAGGAGCGCTGCGAGTCGGGGGTGATCGCAGGCTACCCGCTCATCGATGTGAAGGTGACGATGGTGGATGGCTCCTACCACGACGTCGATTCCTCCGAAATGGCCTTCAAAATCGCCGGTTCGCTGGCGCTGCGGGAAGCGGCTCAAAAGGCGCAGCCTGTGCTGCTCGAACCGATGATGAAGGTCGAGGTCGAAGTGTCCGGCGACTTCCTGGGCGATGTGATGGGCGATCTGAACGCCCGCCGCGGTCAGATCGAGTCGATGGACACCGAAGGCGGCGTCTCGAAGGTCACCTCCCGGGTGCCCCTGGCCGAGATGTTCGGTTATGCCACCGACATCCGCTCCAAGACCCAGGGTCGTGGTACTTTCTCGATGGAGTTCAGCCATTACGAAGAAGTGCCGCGCAACGTCGCCGAGACGATCATCGCCAAAAACAAAGGGAACGCTTAACTAGAGGAAAGGAAACCCATGGCTCGCGCTAAGTTCGAACGGAATAAACCGCACGTCAACATCGGGACCATCGGTCACGTCGACCATGGCAAGACGACGCTGACGGCGGCCATCACCATGACGCTGGCCGCGCTCGGCCGCGCCAAGGCCAAGAAGTACGACGAAATTGACCAGGCCCCCGAAGAGAAGGCCCGCGGCATCACGATCAACACCGCCCACGTCGAGTACGAGACCGAGAAGCGCCACTACGCCCACGTGGATTGCCCCGGTCACGCCGACTACGTCAAGAACATGATCACCGGTGCTGCCCAGATGGATGGTGCCATCCTGGTGGTCTCGGCGGCGGACGGTCCGATGCCCCAGACCCGCGAGCACATCCTGCTTGCCCGTCAGGTCGGCGTGCCCAATATCGTCGTCTTCTTGAACAAAAAAGACCAGCTCGACGACCCCGAATTGCTGGAACTGGTCGAACTGGAAGTGCGCGAGCTGCTCTCCAAGTACGACTTTCCCGGCGATGATATCCCGATTGTGGCGGGTTCGGCCCTGATGGCCCTCGAGAAGATGGCCTCCGAGCCGAAGCTCACCCGCGGCAGCGACGATTGGGTCGATTGCATCTACTCGCTGATGGACGCGGTCGATGCCTACATCCCGACTCCCGAGCGGGCGATTGACAAGCCCTTCTTGATGGCGGTCGAAGACGTCTTCTCGATCACCGGCCGCGGTACCGTCGCCACCGGTCGTATCGAGCGCGGCAAGGTCAAAGTCGGCGAGACCATCGAACTGGTGGGCATCCGCGGGACCCGCTCCACCACCGTCACCGGTCTGGAGATGTTCCAGAAGTCCCTCGATGAGGGCCTGGCGGGCGACAACATCGGCGTACTGTTGCGCGGGATCAAAAAAGAGGACGTCGAGCGCGGCATGGTGCTCGCCAAGCCCGGCTCGATCACCCCGCACACCCAGTTCGAGGGCGAGGTCTACATCCTCAGCAAAGAAGAAGGCGGCCGCCACACCCCCTTCTTTGCCGGTTACCGCCCGCAGTTCTACGTGCGCACCACCGACGTGACCGGCACAATCGTCACCTTTACCGACGACGAAGGTAAATCCGCCGAGATGGTGATGCCCGGTGACCGCATCAAGATGACCGTCGAACTGATCAACCCGATCGCCATCGAGGACGGCATGCGCTTTGCCATCCGCGAGGGCGGCCGCACCGTGGGTGCGGGCGTTGTCTCCAAGATCCTGAAGTAAAGTAGATTCACCCGCAAAGGGTGGGGCGATTCCGCCCCACCCTTTGCTCTGAGGACTCCCAGCCATGGCGCTCACCCAGCAAAAAATCCGCATTCGTCTGCAGGCGTTCGATCACGGCCTACTCGATCAATCCTGCTCAAAGATCGTCGATACAGCCAACCGCACCAACGCCGCCGCTGTGGGACCGATTCCGCTGCCCACGCGCATCCGCCGTTACTGCGTGCTCAGATCGCCGCACGTCGACAAAGATTCGCGCGAGCACTTCGAGACGCGCACCCACCGCCGGATCATCGACATTTACCAACCCTCGGCAAAGACGATCGACGCACTGATGCGCCTCGATTTGCCGGCGGGCGTCGACATCGAAGTGAAGCTTTAATTTTTAGCAGCAAAGATTTGGGGCTGGGATGGTCGGCCCCGAATCTGCATAGCTTCACTCTGCCACCCTTGACAGAATGGAGCTATCCGGCACTTTGAGGTTCCCACGGTGCAGTACGACCCGCTTGTCGAGCATCTGCCTTCTTCTACGGAACTACCGGATTCCGATGAGACTCCCGTGGACAATGAATTACAGGATTCTGTCCCTACCCTGTTGAAGATCATCCTGGCCTCCCTGTGGAAGCACCGCGAAGACTGGTTTTTCGGCATCGACATGGCCGTCTACTACGCTCCTGACGAGCCCCCAATCGTGCCGGACGGCTTTCTGTGCGTGGGCGTATCGAGATTCAAAGGGGAGAATGGGCGACCCAGCTATGTGCTGTGGGAAGAAGGTGAGGTCATCCCGATGCTGGTTTTGGAAGTCGTCTCCAGAACCTATCGCGGTGAATACAATCGAAAGCTCAGGGACTATGCAGAACTTGGTGTCCAGTATTATGCCATCTACAATCCCAATCTTCGGCGCAAACGTGAGCCGCTTGAAATCTATGCATTGAATCAGGGCACCTACACGCGCCTTGCAGGGGAGCCTGTTTGGTTAGAGGGGATCGGGCTGGGTCTTGGTCGGGCGAGAGGAGGTTTCAACGGCTGGGAACGCGAATGGTTGTACTGGTTTGGTAAAGACGGGCGCAGGTTCCCTTCCCCCGAAGAAAAAGCGGAACGCCTAGCGGCATACCTTCGCGAGCAAGGCGTCGATCCTGACAAAATTTGATCGTCTAATCAAACAAGTTCCGAGGCTACCAGCATGCTGCCGATGCCCTGATCGGTAAGGACCTCCAGCAGGAGCGCATGCATCTGCCGACCATCGACGATGTGGGCGGCGCGAACCCCCTGGGCGAGGGCGCGCACGCAGCACTGGACTTTGGGGATCATGCCCCCATCCACGACGCCTTCGGCGATCAGTTTGCGGGCCTGGTAGATGTCCAGTTTTCGAATCAGCGACCTGGGATGGTCTTTATCCAGCAAAATCCCTGGAGTATCGGTGAGCAGAATCAATTTCTCGGCATCGAGGGCCGCCGCGAGTTCCCCGGCGGCGGTGTCGGCGTTGATGTTGTAGGCTTGACCGTTCTCGTCGCTCGCCACACTCGAAAGCACCGGAATATGTCCCTCTTTGAGCAGCGACTGAATCAGTTTGGGGTTGACGCTCTGGATATCGCCCACAAAGCCGATGTCCGGCTGCAGTTGGGCGCTCTGGTGGGGGCGCGCCTCGATAATCGAGCCGTCGCGACCGCAAAGACCCACCGCCGAGCCGCCCGCCTGGTTGATCATCTGGACGATCGATTTATTCACCTTGCCCGCGAGGACCATCTCCACCACTTCCATGGTGATCTTGTCGGTCACCCGCAAGCCGCCGACAAATTGCACCGGAATGTTGAGCCGCTCCAGCCAGCTGTTAATCTCAGGTCCGCCGCCATGGACGACCACCGGCTTGATGCCGACGGTGGCCAGAAACACGATGTCGCGAATGACCAGGTCGCGCAGGTTTTCTCTGACCATCGCCGCACCGCCGTACTTGACGACGATCGTTTTGCCGGCAAAGCGCTGAATGTAGGGCAGAGCCTCGGCCAGCACCTGCACGCGGTCGGCCGGGGAGATGTTGGCGGTAAAACAGCTCGGGGCGTCCTGGGACACCGCCTGCAGGGGATCTCCGGTCTTTTCGATCACGGCTCGAACACCTCAAAATCCCCCCCACCATACGCCATCTGGCGGTTGATGGTGGAGAGCACGCCATTTCCAGTGGCCGGTTCCTAGGGCATGAAGGGCAAAACTAGCGCACCGAGCGCAACAGGATATTGAGCCCCTGCTGGATCAATACGCCTTCGAGGCTCTGGGGACGGCCGTAGACGTTGCCGTAGCGCCCGTAGTTGCTGTAACCGGAGCGGTTGTAGCCGGAGGATGAATAGCCGTAGCGCGAGTACTGCCCGGCGGAGCGAGCACCGCCGGCGCAATCCTCGTAGCGGCCGCAGCGGTAACCGTCGTTGTAGCCCTGGCTGTACTGGTTATTGCTGCCGTTGTAGTAGCCCGGGTCGTAGTCGGGAGGATAGTACTGCGCCTGAGCAGGCACGGCAAAAACGCCAACAGCCAGGGCACCGAGCACAAGCAGTTTTTTCATGATCCAGTGGGGGTGTGGGGAGAACAGGCATCGGTGCGATCCGTCGCACTCCACCATGGTAATCATTCCCGGACGGCACCGGTCTCCCTCGTCAGGTGGAAGCGGCTGCACTACAATCGTTTGTAAACACATGTTCATCATGGCCCCGGCCCACTCGCCGATTGATCCAGATTTAGTGCCCCTGTAGGATAATGGCCTGTGCCCGTAGTGTCTCACCATGCAGTACGTCAATCTCCATACCCATAGCGACTACAGTTTGCTGGATGGTGCCAGCCAGGTGCCGGACCTCATCGAGCGGGCGAAGGGCCTGGAGATGCCGGCCATCGCGATCACCGATCACGGGGTGATGTACGGGGCCATCGAGCTGATTAAAAAGTGCCGCGCCGCCGGGCTCAAGCCGATCGTGGGCACCGAAGGATACGTGATTAACGGCGACATCCGCGACAAGAGCCGCCGCTACCGGCGCTACCACCAGATTCTGCTGGCCAAGAACCTCACCGGCTACAAGAACCTCGTCAAGCTGGTGACGATCTCGCATCTGGACGGCGTGCAGGGCAAAGGGATCTTTTCGCGGCCCTGCATGAACAAGGAGATGCTCGTGCAGTACCACGAGGGGATCATCTGCACCTCCGCCTGCCTGGGGGGCGAAATTCCCCAGCTCATCCTGGCCGGCCAGTTTGAGCAGGCCCGCCGCACCACCCAGTGGTACAAAGACCTGTTTGGCGACGATTTTTATTTGGAAATTCAAGACCACGGCCAGCGCGAGGACCGCGTCGTCAACGTCGCCGTCGTGCACCTCGGGCGCGAACTGGGCATCAAGGTGATCGCCACCAACGACTCGCACTTTACTTCCTGTGAGGATGTCGATGCCCACGACGCGCTGTTGTGTATCCAGACGGGCAAGCTGGTGGTCGAAGAGAACCGCATGCGCTACACCGGCACCGAGTTTCTCAAAAGTGCCGAGCAGATGGCGGGTATGTTTCGCGACCACCTGAGCGACGAGGTGATCGCCCAGGCGCTCACCACCACCCTGGAGATCGCCGAAAAAGTCGAAAAGTATGACCGTGAACTATTGGGAGATTCGCGCCTGCCGCGCTTTGCGATCCCCCAAGGCCATACCGCCGAGAGCTACCTGGAGCAGGTGACCTGGGAGGGCATGCGCGAGCGCTTCGGCAGCGACATTGCCCCGGACTACCGCGAAAGGCTCAAATACGAACTGGGGATCATCGAGCAGATGGGTTTTGCCACCTACTTTCTGGTGGTCTGGGACTACATCAAGTACGCCCGCGACCACGGCATCGCCGTGGGGCCGGGCAGAGGCAGCGCCGCCGGCTCCCTGGTGGCCTACGCGCTGCGGATCACCAACATCGACCCGGTGCGCTACAACCTGCTTTTTGAGCGCTTTCTCAATCCGGAGCGCAAGTCGATGCCCGACATCGACACCGACTTTTGCATCGAGCGGCGCGACGAACTGATTCGCTACGTCACCGAGAAGTACGGCGAGCAGTACGTGGCGCAGATCATCACCTTCAACCGCCTCACCTCCAAAGCGGTGCTCAAAGACGTCGCCAGGGTGCTCGATATTTCCTACGGCGAGGCGGACAAGCTCGCCAAGCTCATCCCGGTCGTGCGCGGCAAACCCGTCCCGCTCAAGAAGATGATCTCCGAGGAGACCCCTGCCCCCGAGTTCAAGCAGTCCTACGAGGGCGACGAGCGGGTCAGAAAATGGGTGGAACTCGCCATGCGCATCGAGGGCACCAACAAAACCTTCGGCGTGCACGCCGCCGGGGTGGTGATTTCGAGTGTGCCCCTCGACGAGTTGGTGCCTCTGCAGCGCAACAACGACGGCCAGGTGATCACCCAGTACTACATGGAGGACATCGCCGATCTGGGCCTGCTCAAGATGGATTTTTTAGGTCTTAGAAACCTGACGATGATCCATCGCGCCCAGGAGTTGATCGAGCGCTATCGGGGGGTCCGCATCGACCTAGACAATTTGCCGCTGGAAGATTCCGAAACTTACGCACTGCTGGGTAAGGCGGACCTGGAGGGAATTTTTCAACTTGAATCCTCAGGAATGAAAGCGATCGTGCGCGATCTGCGCCCTTCAAATATTGAGGATATTTCTTCAATTCTTGCTCTTTATCGTCCGGGTCCACTGGACGCTGGACTTATTCCGGAATTTATCAACCGAAAGCATGGCCGCAAAAAAATAGAATATTTGCATCCATTGCTAGAACCCATTTTGAAGGAAACCTATGGTGTTCTGTGCTATCAAGAACAGATCATGAAAGTTGCCCAAGAATTAGGTGGTTATACCCTCGGCCAAGCCGACCTGCTTCGAAGAGCAATGGGCAAGAAAAAGCGCGAAGAGATGGAGAAGCATCGTTCCATATTCGTGGATGGTTCCGCCAAGAACGGCGTGCCCAGCCGCGTGGCAGACGAGTTGTTCGAGCAGATGGTTGTGTTCGCGGAGTACTGTTTCAACAAATCTCATT
Protein-coding sequences here:
- the tuf gene encoding elongation factor Tu; the protein is MARAKFERNKPHVNIGTIGHVDHGKTTLTAAITMTLAALGRAKAKKYDEIDQAPEEKARGITINTAHVEYETEKRHYAHVDCPGHADYVKNMITGAAQMDGAILVVSAADGPMPQTREHILLARQVGVPNIVVFLNKKDQLDDPELLELVELEVRELLSKYDFPGDDIPIVAGSALMALEKMASEPKLTRGSDDWVDCIYSLMDAVDAYIPTPERAIDKPFLMAVEDVFSITGRGTVATGRIERGKVKVGETIELVGIRGTRSTTVTGLEMFQKSLDEGLAGDNIGVLLRGIKKEDVERGMVLAKPGSITPHTQFEGEVYILSKEEGGRHTPFFAGYRPQFYVRTTDVTGTIVTFTDDEGKSAEMVMPGDRIKMTVELINPIAIEDGMRFAIREGGRTVGAGVVSKILK
- the rpsJ gene encoding 30S ribosomal protein S10; amino-acid sequence: MALTQQKIRIRLQAFDHGLLDQSCSKIVDTANRTNAAAVGPIPLPTRIRRYCVLRSPHVDKDSREHFETRTHRRIIDIYQPSAKTIDALMRLDLPAGVDIEVKL
- a CDS encoding DNA polymerase III subunit alpha, coding for MQYVNLHTHSDYSLLDGASQVPDLIERAKGLEMPAIAITDHGVMYGAIELIKKCRAAGLKPIVGTEGYVINGDIRDKSRRYRRYHQILLAKNLTGYKNLVKLVTISHLDGVQGKGIFSRPCMNKEMLVQYHEGIICTSACLGGEIPQLILAGQFEQARRTTQWYKDLFGDDFYLEIQDHGQREDRVVNVAVVHLGRELGIKVIATNDSHFTSCEDVDAHDALLCIQTGKLVVEENRMRYTGTEFLKSAEQMAGMFRDHLSDEVIAQALTTTLEIAEKVEKYDRELLGDSRLPRFAIPQGHTAESYLEQVTWEGMRERFGSDIAPDYRERLKYELGIIEQMGFATYFLVVWDYIKYARDHGIAVGPGRGSAAGSLVAYALRITNIDPVRYNLLFERFLNPERKSMPDIDTDFCIERRDELIRYVTEKYGEQYVAQIITFNRLTSKAVLKDVARVLDISYGEADKLAKLIPVVRGKPVPLKKMISEETPAPEFKQSYEGDERVRKWVELAMRIEGTNKTFGVHAAGVVISSVPLDELVPLQRNNDGQVITQYYMEDIADLGLLKMDFLGLRNLTMIHRAQELIERYRGVRIDLDNLPLEDSETYALLGKADLEGIFQLESSGMKAIVRDLRPSNIEDISSILALYRPGPLDAGLIPEFINRKHGRKKIEYLHPLLEPILKETYGVLCYQEQIMKVAQELGGYTLGQADLLRRAMGKKKREEMEKHRSIFVDGSAKNGVPSRVADELFEQMVVFAEYCFNKSHSAAYGYVTFQTAYLKAHYPVEYMAALLSSVKGDQDKVQKYIASCIGMGIEIEPPDINRSGFDFTPQEKSILFGLGAVKNVGEGAIQALLDARDSQGPFKNLANLCDRVDMRVINKRALESLIKAGAFDAFSPNRGQLIADMEKVVDWAQDRARDRALGQFNLFDALSGGGDRHPTGYQSAPSAQPTPDLPPADKLKFERELLGFYISDHPLKAVRESARLLAPINLADLADCRAESTVSAIALVLDVKNVVTKKGDRMAIVQIEDLTGSTEAVVFPKTYERVGSYFVSDARLMLWAKLDVRDDRPQLIIQDAEPIEEVRMVVIDLEPRADLQTWHQIRDVLQAHQNESAHIPVIASVKTNLRHKLVRFGPQFRVSNDSSLIQALQRKGFSARTTRIVGG
- the rpsG gene encoding 30S ribosomal protein S7 codes for the protein MSRRTRAILRPVTADPLYASRLVTMMTNKLMKEGKKATAERILYSALERVQERTGREPLDVFNQAVLNCTPRIEVKARRVGGATYQVPMEVRQERGTSLALRWLVQFSRKRSGKSMVDKLSNELMDAANDTGSAVRKREETHRMAEANKAFAHYRY
- a CDS encoding Uma2 family endonuclease codes for the protein MQYDPLVEHLPSSTELPDSDETPVDNELQDSVPTLLKIILASLWKHREDWFFGIDMAVYYAPDEPPIVPDGFLCVGVSRFKGENGRPSYVLWEEGEVIPMLVLEVVSRTYRGEYNRKLRDYAELGVQYYAIYNPNLRRKREPLEIYALNQGTYTRLAGEPVWLEGIGLGLGRARGGFNGWEREWLYWFGKDGRRFPSPEEKAERLAAYLREQGVDPDKI
- the argB gene encoding acetylglutamate kinase — translated: MSQDAPSCFTANISPADRVQVLAEALPYIQRFAGKTIVVKYGGAAMVRENLRDLVIRDIVFLATVGIKPVVVHGGGPEINSWLERLNIPVQFVGGLRVTDKITMEVVEMVLAGKVNKSIVQMINQAGGSAVGLCGRDGSIIEARPHQSAQLQPDIGFVGDIQSVNPKLIQSLLKEGHIPVLSSVASDENGQAYNINADTAAGELAAALDAEKLILLTDTPGILLDKDHPRSLIRKLDIYQARKLIAEGVVDGGMIPKVQCCVRALAQGVRAAHIVDGRQMHALLLEVLTDQGIGSMLVASELV
- the rpsL gene encoding 30S ribosomal protein S12, which gives rise to MPTIAQLIRHERGIAQRKTKSPALKACPQRRGVCTRVYTTTPKKPNSALRKVARVRLTSGFEVTAYIPGVGHNLQEHSVVMIRGGRVKDLPGVRYHIIRGTLDTAGVKNRMQSRSKYGTKRPKPGQAAAPAGKKR
- the fusA gene encoding elongation factor G, with translation MARNIPLERVRNIGIAAHIDAGKTTTTERILFYSGVIHKIGEVHEGNTVTDWMAQERERGITITAAAITTAWTRRDPENPTQPLPGALEHKINIIDTPGHVDFTIEVERSMRVLDGVITVLCSVGGVQPQTETVWRQANRYNVPRFIFVNKMDRTGANFYKVYSQVRDRLRANAVPIQLPIGAEDTLSGIVDLVGMKAYVYGNDIGTDIRVEAIPADMEELVQEYRAKLIEAVSETDDVLLEKYFGGEELSEAEIKAALRKGTVANTIVPMLCGSAFKNKGVQQMLDAVLDYLPSPIDIPPIKGLLPNGTEVERSADDSQPLSALAFKIMADPYGRLTFVRVYSGVLQKGSYALNASKDKKERISRLIVLKADDRIEVDELRAGDLGAVVGLKDTFTGDTLCTEDSPVILESLFIPEPVISVAIEPKTKADLDKLSKALQSLSEEDPTFRVHVDQETNQTIIAGMGELHLEILVDRMLREFKVEANVGAPQVAYRETIRKAVNNVEGLYKRQTGGKGQYGHVVINLEPGEPGTGFEFVSKIVGGVVPKEYIGPAEQGMKERCESGVIAGYPLIDVKVTMVDGSYHDVDSSEMAFKIAGSLALREAAQKAQPVLLEPMMKVEVEVSGDFLGDVMGDLNARRGQIESMDTEGGVSKVTSRVPLAEMFGYATDIRSKTQGRGTFSMEFSHYEEVPRNVAETIIAKNKGNA